From one Humulus lupulus chromosome 8, drHumLupu1.1, whole genome shotgun sequence genomic stretch:
- the LOC133794861 gene encoding uncharacterized protein LOC133794861, which produces MGVVERLVKNSRVFRRFCSTKTLNPSPVSSPDYISNRRLLYLRAVQQHHQYHSNASEIRWPNSVPNGNGLYFILPAFLATLFGVEGLQTAHADADEVASSPLPSDSPANYVDLEEIAKKERQRMETLLKSKGMRPGSYPRFTVAVKGQKVTVKFQIPPACEVPQLIANLVSELGLKVEQHGGGSDMLLRAWDSAISWQLTLTRPDKQKETEENEGEGDLCVLIFGSLVTADKVELEFIKKGSLSAKELDAFVSVLQLAGRKSRENNSLERKQMPSSSDKSKLVSSLESMGVRVDGLEEPHLNSTSSEILWDNIAGYHQQKREIEDTILLALQSPEVYDDIARGTRHKFESNRPRAVLFEGPPGTGKTSCARVIANQAGVPLLYVPLEVVMSKYYGESERLLAKVFSLANELPDGAIIFLDEVDSFAIARDGEMHEATRRVLSVLLRQIDGFEQDKRVVVIAATNRKQDLDPALISRFDSLITFGLPDQQTRQEIAAQYAKHLTKSELDELAAVTEEMSGRDIREVCQQAERSWASKIIRGQAARDGEQGLLPPLKEYVESALNRQKGLSSIAEARFQNPKTGRRKSQLVVD; this is translated from the exons ATGGGCGTCGTAGAGCGACTGGTGAAAAATTCTCGTGTTTTTCGAAGATTCTGTTCAACTAAAACCCTAAACCCTTCTCCTGTTTCCTCCCCAGATTACATTTCAAATCGACGCCTTCTCTATCTCC GGGCTGTTCAGCAGCACCACCAGTACCATTCCAATGCCTCTGAAATTCGGTGGCCGAATTCGGTACCCAATGGTAACGGATTGTATTTTATCCTTCCAGCTTTCTTAGCTACTTTATTTGGAGTTGAAGGACTGCAAACTGCACATGCTGATGCGGACGAG GTTGCTTCCTCACCTTTGCCATCAGATTCTCCAGCAAATTATGTGGACCTGGAAGAAATAGCGAAGAAGGAACGGCAGCGAATGGAAACGTTGCTTAAAAGCAAAGGAATGCGCCCTGGGTCTTATCCCCGCTTTACGGTTGCTGTTAAGGGACAAAAG GTAACTGTCAAGTTCCAGATCCCTCCTGCGTGTGAAGTTCCTCAGCTGATTGCAAATCTTGTTTCAGAGCTTGGGTTAAAGGTTGAACAGCATGGTGGTGGATCAGATATGTTATTGCGTGCTTGGGACAG TGCAATATCTTGGCAACTAACACTTACTCGGCCAGACAAACAGAAGGAAACTGAAGAGAATGAAGGGGAGGGAGATCTATGTGTACTCATATTTGGATCGCTTGTTACGGCAGATAAAGTT GAACTTGAATTTATAAAAAAGGGAAGCTTGAGTGCAAAAGAGCTTGATGCATTTGTATCTGTTTTACAATTAGCAGGGAGAAAGTCCAGAGAAAATAATTCATTGGAAAGAAAACAAATGCCATCATCTTCAGATAAATCAAAATTAGTTTCTAGTCTTGAGTCAATGGGAGTGAGAGTTGATGGCCTTGAAGAACCCCATTTGAATTCGACAAGCAGTGAAATTTTATGGGACAATATTGCTGGGTATCATCAGCAGAAACG GGAAATAGAAGATACCATTTTGTTGGCTCTACAAAGTCCTGAAGTATATGATGATATCGCCCGAGGAACACGACATAAGTTTGAATCAAACAGACCTCGAGCTGTGCTTTTTGAAGGCCCACCAG GTACGGGGAAAACATCTTGTGCTCGTGTCATTGCCAATCAAGCG GGTGTCCCATTGTTATATGTGCCCCTTGAGGTTGTCATGTCAAAGTACTATGGAGAGAGTGAACGCTTACTAGCAAAGGTGTTTTCACTAGCCAACGAACTTCCTGATGGTGCTATTATTTTCCTAGATGAG GTGGATTCTTTTGCTATTGCTCGTGATGGTGAAATGCATGAAGCTACACGTAGAGTCCTATCAGTGTTACTCAGACAG attgaTGGATTTGAACAGGATAAGAGAGTGGTTGTAATAGCTGCAACTAATAGAAAGCAAGATCTCGATCCTGCTTTAATTAG TCGGTTTGATTCACTGATCACATTTGGTTTACCGGATCAGCAAACGCGACAGGAGATTGCTGCTCAGTATGCTAAGCACCTCACAAAATCTGAATTAGATGAACTCGCTGCGGTTACAGAAGA AATGTCAGGAAGGGATATCAGAGAAGTGTGTCAACAAGCTGAGCGGTCTTGGGCATCTAAG ATAATTCGAGGACAAGCTGCTAGAGATGGAGAACAAGGCCTTCTTCCACCGTTGAAAGAGTACGTAGAAAGTGCGCTGAATCGACAAAAGGGTTTGTCAAGTATTGCAGAGGCAAGATTCCAGAACCCCAAGACGGGCAGAAGGAAATCTCAACTCGTTGTTGATTAA
- the LOC133794862 gene encoding uncharacterized protein LOC133794862, producing the protein MELSLFSGDNQDGWIFRVERYFLLNRLSEAHMLEATIIGLEGDALSWFQWENQRRPITSWMTLKTLLLRFRTVPVGSTTEEWLSVTQDSTVKEYCVRWEALASRVPGVPERILEGSFVKGLKKEIKGPLHILQPVGLAQIMETAQRIEEVHQLVATGPHPRLSCPKSIPNPISIPCFPLSWVSSKSSSTMPSATLYTAAPPSSTTIKLSTQLKQPPVRRLTEAEYQDKRARDVCFKCDKKFHRGHKCEQKFLQVMLMMDDEEPTLSFDSPPLTPNSSEEEATEETLATLSLNSLVGISSTHTMKLAGKIGQQQVTVLIDSGATHNFISTEVVKAT; encoded by the coding sequence ATGGAGCTGTCGCTGTTTTCAGGAGACAACCAAGATGGCTGGATTTTTCGGGTGGAGCGTTACTTCTTGCTGAATCGTTTGTCTGAAGCTCACATGTTAGAAGCTACGATAATCGGTTTGGAGGGGGATGCCTTGTCCTGGTTTCAGTGGGAAAACCAAAGGAGACCGATTACCTCATGGATGACCTTGAAGACGTTACTGTTGAGGTTTCGCACAGTTCCGGTGGGATCCACGACGGAGGAGTGGTTGTCGGTGACTCAAGACTCCACCGTGAAAGAGTACTGTGTGAGGTGGGAGGCTTTGGCATCTCGGGTCCCTGGTGTACCCGAGCGAATACTGGAAGGGAGCTTCGTGAAGGGTTTGAAGAAGGAGATCAAGGGTCCCTTGCACATTCTGCAGCCCGTGGGCCTGGCCCAGATCATGGAGACAGCCCAAAGAATAGAGGAAGTCCACCAGTTAGTAGCGACGGGCCCTCACCCAAGGTTATCTTGCCCAAAGTCGATACCCAACCCTATCTCAATACCCTGTTTTCCTTTATCGTGGGTTTCCTCCAAGTCGTCCTCCACAATGCCATCCGCGACACTGTATACGGCGGCTCCACCTAGCTCCACGACGATAAAACTGTCTACCCAGCTCAAACAGCCTCCTGTACGCCGCCTTACTGAAGCCGAATACCAAGATAAACGAGCAAGAGATGTTTGTTTCAAGTGTGACAAGAAATTTCATAGAGGCCATAAGTGTGAGCAGAAATTTCTTCAAGTAATGTTGATGATGGATGATGAGGAACCCACTCTTTCTTTTGACTCACCCCCACTTACCCCAAATTCTTCTGAGGAGGAGGCAACTGAGGAAACATTAGCTACACTGTCTTTGAACTCACTGGTGGGCATCTCATCGACGCACACCATGAAGTTGGCTGGCAAGATTGGACAACAACAAGTCACAGTCCTTATTGATAGCGGTGCAACACATAACTTCATTTCTACGGAGGTAGTCAAGGCTACTTAA
- the LOC133794863 gene encoding uncharacterized protein At4g22160, with translation MRLTGLSASLRVLSDLLLRMERAEAELNKTREALRLHAENRRIELEAELTQMLLRTELQIASFISRPISVSSRKRKRIEEETTPQVSQRDGALLFTLLQFNLLF, from the exons ATGCGTCTGACTGGTCTCTCGGCAAGCCTGCGGGTCTTATCGGATTTGCTATTGAGAATGGAGCGTGCGGAGGCAGAGCTAAACAAGACGAGGGAGGCTCTCCGGTTGCATGCGGAGAATCGGCGAATCGAATTGGAGGCTGAGCTAACTCAGATGCTGTTGCGGACTGAATTGCAGATAGCCTCGTTCATTTCGCGCCCCATTAGCGTTTCGAGTAGAAAAAGGAAGCGAATTGAAGAAGAAACAACACCACAAGTTTCTCAAAG GGATGGAGCTTTGCTATTCACATTACTCCAATTCAATTTGCTATTTTGA